AAACAGCAGCACCCGATGCAGGGCCCGATCGCGACCCGCAGGTCCCCGGGGTCGGCTCCGAATCGCGCGCGCATGACGGCGATGGCGGCGCCGACGATCCCCTTCACCGTCCCCCGCCATCCGGCGTGCACCGCGGCCGCCGAGCGGGTCCTCTCGTCGCAGATGAGAACCGGCACGCAGTCGGCGACCCACACGGCGACCGCGAGGCCCGGCTCGGCGACGACCAGGGCATCCCCCTCGGGCGCGGGCGGCGGAGCGGTTGCGCCGGCGCGCGCCGCGGAGTACGAGCGACCGTCCACGACCGAGACATCCGAGCCGTGAACCTGCCGGAGCGACAGGATCGGGGCGGGGCGTCCCAGAGCCTCGGCCAGCGCCTCCGGGGCGGCGGAGCCCCGGACCGTGAACAGGTGGGCGAGTCCCTCGACCTGGGAGAGGATCGGCACCTCGATCCGGCGCGCGGGGCCGGATCCCACGAGGCTCGCCGCGTCCGTCGGACTGCGGGCTGTGGCGGCGCGGGCGATCGGCATGGCGGATTGCATAGTAGGCGAGTGGATGCTGCCTTGACAAGCCCGACCGCTTCGGGCAATCTTGCGGGCCGCAGCGGGGGTCAAGGACTGCCCGGGCGACCGTGCGGCCCGGATGTGGGGCGCGGGCGACGAGGGGGTGTCAACCCCTCCTTTTTTTGTCGGACGAAGGGAGGTCTGTCAAGGTGCTGGTCTGGGGATTCATGGCGCCGCCGCCGGGGCAGGGTCAGACCAACGCCTGGCTGCAGATGGTCCCGCTCGTCGTCATCTTCGTCATTTTCTACTTCCTGCTGATCCGACCGGCCAGGACCAGACAGAAACAGGTTCAGAAGATGCTGGACTCGCTCAAGACCGGCGACAAGGTCGTCACCTCGGGAGGGCTCCTGGGGACGGTGGTCGGACTCGACACGGGCATCGTGCAGCTCCGGATCTCCGACAAGGTCAAGGTGGACGTCACGCGGAGCTCGATCGTAGGTCTGCAGGACCAGGAAACGTCCGCCCGGACGGAATCGTGAGCCGGGCCCGCGAAGTGCCTTCAGGCGCGCGGCACCCGGCGCCGCGGCCGGGAGCACGATGAATCTCGACATTCGCTGGCGCCTTCTCATCACCCTCGCGATTGTGGTCGTGTCCTGCCTGGTCCTCTATCCGCCGGCCGGGAAGATCCATCTGGGCCTGGACCTGAAGGGCGGCATCCACATGGTGATGCGCGTGAAGACGGACGATGCCGTCCGGGCGGAGATCGATCTGTCGCAGGAGCGCATCCGCGCGGCCCTGGGGGAGAAGGGCCTGGCGCCGCAGCGCGTTGCACCCGACGGAATCAACGCCCTGCTCCTGGACGGCGTCGATCCGGCGCGCACCGGAGAGGTCCGGGATCTCCTGGGGCGGCAGTTCCCGCAATTCCAGATTTCGGCTCCCGGGCCGGGCAGCCTGCGGGCCCAATTGAAGCCGGCCGATGAAGCGGGCATCCGCGATTCCGCGGTCCGGCAGGCCCTGGAGACCATCCGCACGCGCGTCGACCGCTTCGGAGTCGCCGAGCCCACCATCCAGCGGCAGGGGACGGGGGCGCGCGCCGACCGCATCCTGGTCCAGCTTCCGGGGGTCGAGGATCCGGAGCGGGTCAAGGACCTCATCGGCTCGCCGGCCTTCCTGGAATGGAAGCTGGTGAAGGTTCCGCCCGGCGTCGTGGCGGACCAGTTCCGGCCACCGGACAATGCGGAGGCGCTGGCCAAGATGTTCGGCGGCACGCTCCCCGAAGACGTGGAGGCCCTGCCTCAGGACCTGGTCGGCCAGGACGGCAAGCCGCTCCAGGTCTTCTGGCCGGTCACGAAGAACTCGCCGATCACCGGGAATGATCTGAAGAACGCGCGCCGCGACCAGGATCGTTTCGGCGGGCCGGCGGTCAATTTCCTGCTGACGGCGGACGCCGGGAGGCGCTTCCAGGACCTGACGCGCAAGAACCAGGGGCAGCTTCTCGCCATCCTCCTGGACCGGAAGATCATCTCCGCGCCGCGCATCAACGCCGTCATCGCGGACTCGGGGATCATCGAGGGGGGCAACTTCACGCTGGAAAGCTCCGAGGACCTGGCGCTCAAGCTGCGCTCCGGAGCGCTTCCCGCCGGCATGGAGGTCCTCGAGGAGCGCACCGTCGGACCGTCGCTCGGCGCCGACTCGGTCCGGCAAGGCATCGTCGCGTCGATCATCGGGTCGATTCTCGTCGTGCTCTTCATGCTGGTGTACTACAGGATGTCCGGCGCGAACGCGGTGTTTGCGCTGGCATGCAACGTCCTGATCCTGCTGTCGGCCATGGCCTACTTCAAATCGACCCTGACCCTGCCCGGAATCGCCGGGATCGCGCTCACCATCGGCATGGCGGTCGACGCCAACGTGCTGGTCTTCGAGCGCATCCGCGAGGAGATGCGCAACGGGCGGACCGTGAAGGCGTCGATCGGCGCCGGGTTCGAGAAGGCGCTCACCACCATCGTCGACAGCAACCTGACGACGCTCATTCCGGCGTTCTTCCTGTACGCCAAGGGGACCGGTCCGGTGCGCGGCTTCGCCCTGACCCTGAGCGTCGGCATCCTGGCCAACCTGTTCACGGCCGTGTTCGTGTCGCGCGCCCTGTTCGATGCGCTTCTGACTCTCCGGCCGAGGATGGACCGGCTGAGCATCTGAGGAACGGCATGCTGCAGGTCTTCACGAACGCCAATTTCCGGATGATGTACGGCACCAAGTGGTACTTCATCGCCATTTCCGCGTGCGCCATTCTCGTCTCGGCCTGGGCCATGGCGACCCACGGCTTCAACCTCGGGATCGACTTCGCCGGCGGTACGGCGGTGCAGGTCAAGTTCCTCGAGCCGCCGCGCGTCGAGGAGCTCCGGGCCGCGCTGGAGACCTCCGGCCTGGGAGACGTCAACATCCAGAAGATCGGCAATGCCGACGACAACGAGGTGCTGATCCGGGTCGAGCAGCAGCGGGGGGTGGAGGCGACGGCCGGAGGCGAGGGGGGAGAGATCAGCACGCGCATTCTGGAGGCGCTGAAGACGCCCGACGAGCGCTCCGCGACCCAGGCGGGAAAAATCGATCTGAACAT
Above is a window of Candidatus Polarisedimenticolia bacterium DNA encoding:
- the pgeF gene encoding peptidoglycan editing factor PgeF, translated to MPIARAATARSPTDAASLVGSGPARRIEVPILSQVEGLAHLFTVRGSAAPEALAEALGRPAPILSLRQVHGSDVSVVDGRSYSAARAGATAPPPAPEGDALVVAEPGLAVAVWVADCVPVLICDERTRSAAAVHAGWRGTVKGIVGAAIAVMRARFGADPGDLRVAIGPCIGCCCFEVGDEVGEALLAAFPDAAACILPGARKRVDLVEANRLQAQAAGVPVGRIQAAGLCTMCRPDLLESYRRGRGRAGRMAGIIAWKSARQDTT
- the yajC gene encoding preprotein translocase subunit YajC; translation: MLVWGFMAPPPGQGQTNAWLQMVPLVVIFVIFYFLLIRPARTRQKQVQKMLDSLKTGDKVVTSGGLLGTVVGLDTGIVQLRISDKVKVDVTRSSIVGLQDQETSARTES
- the secD gene encoding protein translocase subunit SecD, giving the protein MNLDIRWRLLITLAIVVVSCLVLYPPAGKIHLGLDLKGGIHMVMRVKTDDAVRAEIDLSQERIRAALGEKGLAPQRVAPDGINALLLDGVDPARTGEVRDLLGRQFPQFQISAPGPGSLRAQLKPADEAGIRDSAVRQALETIRTRVDRFGVAEPTIQRQGTGARADRILVQLPGVEDPERVKDLIGSPAFLEWKLVKVPPGVVADQFRPPDNAEALAKMFGGTLPEDVEALPQDLVGQDGKPLQVFWPVTKNSPITGNDLKNARRDQDRFGGPAVNFLLTADAGRRFQDLTRKNQGQLLAILLDRKIISAPRINAVIADSGIIEGGNFTLESSEDLALKLRSGALPAGMEVLEERTVGPSLGADSVRQGIVASIIGSILVVLFMLVYYRMSGANAVFALACNVLILLSAMAYFKSTLTLPGIAGIALTIGMAVDANVLVFERIREEMRNGRTVKASIGAGFEKALTTIVDSNLTTLIPAFFLYAKGTGPVRGFALTLSVGILANLFTAVFVSRALFDALLTLRPRMDRLSI